The genomic segment CAGTCCCTGAGTCCCAAGCTAGAGCCAGGTGGGCGCCACGATCCCGCCGCACTGAGCCGTTCCTCAGCGAAGCGCGCCCCCGGCGCCTGCGCACGCGGCCCCGCCCTCACTCCGGACTCGGCCCTTCCTGCGCCTGCGCACGCGGCCCCGCCTGCTCTCGTGGCACTCGGCGCGGCGTCCGGCTGGGCGCCCTCCCATCAACCCTCGCGCCCTGCTGCCCTGCTGGCAGGGCCCGGAAGCGCCTGCGCGACCGAGGCTTCACGACGCAGGGCGCAGGCGCGGCGCGGCTGGGCGGCCAGCGAGGGGCGTTccgggggccggggcggggacGTAGGGGTCGGCCGCGCGCACGCAGGGGGCGTGGCCGCACGACTGGGCCGTTCTGGGACTCGCGCTGCTCGTGGCGGGGGTCGCAGGCTGCGCCGGCGGGTTAGTGTGTTGGGGTCCGCGCCCTTCTGTCCCTTCCCGACCCCGGCCCGCGCCGGCCCTGGCCTCGCCTCACGGCGGCCGGTCTCGTCCGTTTTGTAGGTGCGCTCGGACTCGCTGTCGAGGGAACCGGACCGTCGTGGCGCCGCGTGGCCACAGGTAGGTGGGCTTCGTGCGGCGGCGCCTGAACCGGGCGCGGCCTCGGCTCCGCGGGCGCACGCTGTCCTGTCCCGGGGAAGGGCCGGGTCCTTCGGCGCCGGGCAGGCTGGGGACCTCGCTCCCCGAATTAGTGAGAGCCAGGCGGGGCGGGGTCCTGGGCGCGCACGGCAGAGGCTGCCTTCCCTCACAGGGGGCAGGAGCGGGAGTGGTTCGTGGTCACCGTTTTTTCAGAGTTCGGTGAGGAACTGGACTAGACGGCATTTTCCTGCTGTCTTGGGTCTCTGTCGCCTTAGCGTGTTTTTAGTGTCAGCATGGGACGGGCTTTCGGGTGGAAGaccgccaccccccgccccaccaccagcgttgggggttggggaggcaGGTGCTGGGGGCCCTGGCGGCTCCGAATGCTGCAGGCCGCCCTGGGAGGTCCTGGGCGGAAAGACCAGCAGACCGTGCCCCCTGGAGGAGCTCGCGCAGTTGGGGGTAGGTAAACACGTGGGAAGCCGCCCCGAAGGTGAGTGCAGACTGGCGCCCCTAGGTGGGAGCCGGTGGAGcagtggggggcggggtgtgtgtgtgtgtggagggcttGTTGGGGAAATCGCGCCAGGAGGGGTGAAGCAGAGAGCGCTCTGTGCAGGCCAGGAGTGGACTTCGTGTTGCAGGGAGACTGGGGAGGTGGTTACCCTCAGGCTGGACTGCGGGAGGGCTCCTTGCATCCGACGGGAACTgcacttccttttttgttttgcgCCTCTTTGGGCTGCTCAGGGGTGATGGCCACTGCTTTCCAGGCCTTTTGCAGGGACCACCTTGGGGTGGGGAGAGTAGACAGAGCAAGTGGAATTTAACTCAGGGGATCAGATTCTGGGCTGTTGACAGGGAGGGGAATGCAGGGAGGatgtgtttggggtgggggtggctgcCCTGTGAGTAGTGACATGAGTCTGGGAGACACAGGacgggtgtgggggtggggggaaagctgGAAGGCACACAGGTAGTGCTTGCCATGTTTCTGGGCCTGTGATGTAAAAAGATCTTATGACGCACATTGCGCCTGACGGTACAGTGCTTGGGCAGCTGGGAGACAGTTCACAGGACTGTGAAGCGTAGCTGGTAAATGGCGTGGTGACGTGTGGTGGGGTCAGctgcctctgccacttactggttgGTGTGTGTGGCCACAGACGAGTGACTTTATTCACCACTGTGCCTCAGGGGTGGCGAGAGGACCAGCCTCGTCAGGGGTCAGTGTTGGGCATGACTAGAACCATCAGTGAAGGTTGTTATTGTCACTCTTCTCCTGAAATTCTTTGACAGCCATACAGGCCGTCCGAGGAAGCTCAGGGGGATCTGATCTGgcccccttttcttctcctgggaTTGACATCACCGCCATCACATCTTGCCCTTGAAACATCCCAGGTGGTGTGTACCTGccttctgggacttcccaggCCGGCCTCTGGGCCCCCTTGCATGGAGAGCTCCTGGTGGGGGCCCAGGGTCGGCTGCCCAGTGGTGGTGGTTGGGCCTAGTTCCCACTCTTCCCACCTTGTTTTTGGACAGATCGCCTCGGATGGTGGCCTGCGTCTGACAGTCCCATCAGCTCTTCTCAGCTCTTCTGAGGCCGCAGTGGTCAGCTCCCTGCTCAGCACTTGCCTGGAGCACCCCTCCGCAGCCGTCTGTCCTGTTGTGTCTGCGCGCCGCTTCTGCCCACCCTCTGGGcgccatccctccctcctcttccctttctttctctagttgacgTGACAGCTCCCGTCTGCTCCCAGCATGCCTCGTGGCCGGCGCCAGGGCCCTCGCAATCCCATCCGGGCGGCAGCCAACTACGCCAATGCACACCCCTGGCAGGTGGACGGGGCCACTCCTGGGGTTGCGTACACCCCCCTAGTGGATCCCTGGATTGAGCGGCCCTGCTGTGGGGAccctgtgtgtgtgcgcacgaCCATGGAGCAGAAGAGCTCGGCGAGTGGTGCTGTGGGCGGTAAGCCCGCAGAGACGTGCCCCCCGGCAATGCGCATGGGCCCGCGGCCCCTCAGGGTGGACTTCCACTGGGTGCCCGGCTCGGACCCAGGCACCTTCGATGGCTCCCCTTGGCTGCTGGACCGCTTTCTGGCCCAGCTGGGCGATTACATGTCCTTCCGCTTTGAGCACTACCGGGACAACCTCAGCCGCGTCTGCGAGATCCTCGGGCGCCTGACGGGCCGAGCCCGGGTGTGGGCAGCCCCCTATCTCGATGGGGACCTGCCCCTACCTGACGACTATGAACTTTTTTGCCAGGATCTTGAGGAAGTTATTCAAAACCCAAACAACGTTGCTGAGTACCACGCTGCAAGGCCCTGTTCTTTGCCTCTGGCCTCGAGCCAGCCACCAGTGGCCCCACAGCTGCCTGTGGTGAGACAGTACTTAGCTAGGTTCTCAGAGGCCTTGGCCCTCAACATGGGCAGTCCCCCTAGGTCTGTCCCCGCTGCTCTGGCCACCCCCACTGTTTCTAGTTCCAATTCCACATCTAGAAATACTCTATCTGAGCAGCTTCTAGCCATGGAAAGCAGCCCTGGGCCTGCGGAGCCTCCTGCCTTGTCCAGCTCTGCAGGCAGCACTGGTCCTGGTCCCGTAGGGCCATC from the Physeter macrocephalus isolate SW-GA unplaced genomic scaffold, ASM283717v5 random_1782, whole genome shotgun sequence genome contains:
- the RTL10 gene encoding protein Bop, encoding MPRGRRQGPRNPIRAAANYANAHPWQVDGATPGVAYTPLVDPWIERPCCGDPVCVRTTMEQKSSASGAVGGKPAETCPPAMRMGPRPLRVDFHWVPGSDPGTFDGSPWLLDRFLAQLGDYMSFRFEHYRDNLSRVCEILGRLTGRARVWAAPYLDGDLPLPDDYELFCQDLEEVIQNPNNVAEYHAARPCSLPLASSQPPVAPQLPVVRQYLARFSEALALNMGSPPRSVPAALATPTVSSSNSTSRNTLSEQLLAMESSPGPAEPPALSSSAGSTGPGPVGPSSSQPGEAAPKPVPAVEESAEPPAQKPGPTHPGGPGPQKTKEVSETEAGQEASLGTPQGAVDTPATPGEPPFCPMPQPTALDSEHGLGRCGSAHLS